The Sebastes fasciatus isolate fSebFas1 chromosome 4, fSebFas1.pri, whole genome shotgun sequence genome window below encodes:
- the LOC141766072 gene encoding tumor protein p53-inducible protein 11-like isoform X3 produces the protein MGWILISAVGFTVMAVMALVFPNQLFEVVFEEELSTTSISIRLYGGALLSLALIMWNGLYTAEKGVLQWTLLSEACYFAVQFLVTSFTLLEIGILPYGAVLLLLSRVLFLVVTMAFYYHLGRRAKKI, from the exons AT GGGGTGGATACTCATCTCTGCAGTGGGTTTCACAGTTATGGCCGTGATG GCCCTGGTGTTTCCCAACCAGCTATTTGAGGTTGTTTTTGAGGAGGAGCTCTCCACGACTAGCATCTCCATTCGCCTTTATGGAGGAGCGCTGCTTA GCCTGGCCCTCATCATGTGGAACGGTCTCTACACAGCAGAGAAGGGTGTCCTCCAGTGGACTCTGCTCAGTGAAGCCTGCTACTTTGCTGTCCAGTTTCTTG TGACATCCTTCACCTTACTGGAGATTGGCATCCTACCCTATGGCGCCGTGCTGCTGCTCCTCAGTCGGGTGCTCTTCCTGGTGGTCACCATGGCTTTCTACTACCACCTGGGCCGTAGGGCGAAGAAGATCTGA
- the LOC141766072 gene encoding tumor protein p53-inducible protein 11-like isoform X1, protein MATKPHPPLMKKHSQTDLISRLKSRKILGVGGEDDDGEVHRSKISQMLGNEMKFAVREPVGLRGWILISAVGFTVMAVMALVFPNQLFEVVFEEELSTTSISIRLYGGALLSLALIMWNGLYTAEKGVLQWTLLSEACYFAVQFLVTSFTLLEIGILPYGAVLLLLSRVLFLVVTMAFYYHLGRRAKKI, encoded by the exons ATGGCGACTAAACCTCACCCTCCTCTGATGAAGAAGCACAGCCAGACGGACCTGATAAGCCGCCTGAAGAGCCGGAAAATCCTCGGAGTTGGCGGCGAGGACGATGATGGCGAAGTGCACCGCTCAAAG ATCAGTCAGATGCTCGGAAACGAGATGAAGTTTGCGGTGCGAGAGCCCGTCGGGCTGAG GGGGTGGATACTCATCTCTGCAGTGGGTTTCACAGTTATGGCCGTGATG GCCCTGGTGTTTCCCAACCAGCTATTTGAGGTTGTTTTTGAGGAGGAGCTCTCCACGACTAGCATCTCCATTCGCCTTTATGGAGGAGCGCTGCTTA GCCTGGCCCTCATCATGTGGAACGGTCTCTACACAGCAGAGAAGGGTGTCCTCCAGTGGACTCTGCTCAGTGAAGCCTGCTACTTTGCTGTCCAGTTTCTTG TGACATCCTTCACCTTACTGGAGATTGGCATCCTACCCTATGGCGCCGTGCTGCTGCTCCTCAGTCGGGTGCTCTTCCTGGTGGTCACCATGGCTTTCTACTACCACCTGGGCCGTAGGGCGAAGAAGATCTGA
- the LOC141766072 gene encoding tumor protein p53-inducible protein 11-like isoform X2: MATKPHPPLMKKHSQTDLISRLKSRKILGVGGEDDDGEVHRSKISQMLGNEMKFAVREPVGLRGWILISAVGFTVMAVMALVFPNQLFEVVFEEELSTTSISIRLYGGALLSLALIMWNGLYTAEKGVLQWTLLSEACYFAVQFLGDLNSSNTFF, encoded by the exons ATGGCGACTAAACCTCACCCTCCTCTGATGAAGAAGCACAGCCAGACGGACCTGATAAGCCGCCTGAAGAGCCGGAAAATCCTCGGAGTTGGCGGCGAGGACGATGATGGCGAAGTGCACCGCTCAAAG ATCAGTCAGATGCTCGGAAACGAGATGAAGTTTGCGGTGCGAGAGCCCGTCGGGCTGAG GGGGTGGATACTCATCTCTGCAGTGGGTTTCACAGTTATGGCCGTGATG GCCCTGGTGTTTCCCAACCAGCTATTTGAGGTTGTTTTTGAGGAGGAGCTCTCCACGACTAGCATCTCCATTCGCCTTTATGGAGGAGCGCTGCTTA GCCTGGCCCTCATCATGTGGAACGGTCTCTACACAGCAGAGAAGGGTGTCCTCCAGTGGACTCTGCTCAGTGAAGCCTGCTACTTTGCTGTCCAGTTTCTTGGTGATTTAAATTCCtccaatacatttttttaa